In Saccharothrix syringae, the following are encoded in one genomic region:
- a CDS encoding ATP-binding protein, whose protein sequence is MVQAGAVHGDVHLHAPSSPAPAVPRQLPAAPGMFAGRTAELAVLDRALADAPGGRDRAAAGAAVVISAIGGAGGIGKTWLAVAWAHRRLERFPDGQLFVDLRGFSPTDNPVDPAVAVRGFLDALGVVPDRVPTDLDAQAALYRTLVAGKRMLVVLDNAATSEQVVPLLPGSPSCTVLVTGRRRLASLIDRHGARHLALRVLAQDEARALLMARLGPDRVAAEPVAVEELVELCGAYPLALAITARTAATRPAVPLAEVAAELRELGLEALDHDTDPAASLPAVLSWSLRRLTDEQRTVFALLGIAPGPDTTLPAVVSLTDLPSDRIRRALSVLEEASLLERRSQGRYAMHDLVRAYAAAIAHDLPEQVRETALRRVMDFHLHTAVAADRLLNPHRQLLHPDPPAPGTHPYPLPDAAAATAWLEAEHATLLATQHAAVTLERHHVVWHLAWALDTFHTRRGHWRDTLASWRAALNASVHLPVPATRSRAHRLLGHACSQLGLHEEATGHLEQALALAARHHDSTEQAHTHRVLAIIWERRGDDRQALNHARHALDLQRTLDQPEWETDSLNQVGWYAARLGDFATAREHCHAALTLYRHHHNPDGEAATLDSLGFIAHRTGDHRQAVDHYHQALTLFRTHGHIYQVADTLDSLGHSHAALGHHDQARAVWQEASQLYRDQGRDTDAERAQRQLDDLDSTPTPVKPPQDTDGDKTGG, encoded by the coding sequence GTGGTGCAGGCCGGAGCGGTGCACGGCGATGTGCACCTGCACGCGCCGTCGTCTCCGGCGCCGGCGGTGCCGCGTCAACTGCCCGCCGCGCCGGGGATGTTCGCCGGACGGACGGCGGAGTTGGCCGTGCTGGACCGTGCCCTGGCCGACGCCCCCGGCGGTCGGGACCGCGCGGCGGCGGGCGCAGCGGTGGTGATCTCGGCGATCGGCGGGGCGGGCGGGATCGGCAAGACCTGGCTCGCCGTGGCCTGGGCCCACCGCCGGCTGGAGCGGTTTCCCGACGGGCAGCTGTTCGTCGACCTGCGCGGCTTCAGCCCCACGGACAACCCGGTGGACCCGGCGGTGGCGGTGCGCGGGTTCCTCGACGCCCTGGGCGTCGTCCCCGACCGCGTCCCGACCGATCTGGACGCCCAGGCCGCGCTGTACCGCACCCTGGTGGCCGGCAAGCGGATGCTGGTGGTGCTGGACAACGCCGCCACCAGCGAGCAAGTCGTTCCGTTGTTGCCCGGCAGCCCAAGTTGCACCGTGCTGGTCACCGGCCGCCGCAGGCTGGCCTCGCTGATCGACCGGCACGGCGCCCGCCACCTGGCCCTGCGCGTCCTGGCCCAGGACGAGGCGCGCGCCCTGTTGATGGCACGCCTGGGCCCTGACCGTGTCGCCGCCGAACCCGTCGCGGTGGAGGAGTTGGTCGAGCTGTGCGGGGCCTACCCACTGGCCCTGGCGATCACGGCTCGCACCGCCGCCACCCGCCCCGCCGTCCCGCTGGCCGAGGTCGCCGCCGAGCTGCGCGAACTGGGCTTGGAGGCGCTCGACCACGACACCGATCCGGCCGCCAGCCTGCCCGCCGTGTTGTCCTGGTCTCTGCGCCGGCTCACCGACGAACAACGCACCGTCTTCGCGCTGCTGGGCATCGCGCCCGGACCCGACACCACCCTGCCTGCCGTGGTGTCGCTCACCGACCTGCCCTCGGACCGCATTCGCAGGGCATTGTCGGTGTTGGAGGAGGCATCCCTGCTCGAACGGCGTTCACAGGGCCGGTACGCGATGCACGACCTGGTCCGCGCCTACGCCGCCGCCATCGCCCACGACCTGCCCGAGCAGGTGCGGGAGACGGCCCTGAGACGGGTGATGGACTTCCACCTGCACACCGCTGTAGCCGCCGACCGCCTTCTGAACCCCCACCGCCAGCTTCTGCACCCCGACCCGCCCGCGCCCGGCACCCACCCGTACCCGCTGCCCGACGCCGCGGCCGCGACCGCCTGGCTGGAGGCCGAGCACGCCACCCTGCTGGCCACCCAACATGCGGCGGTCACCCTCGAACGTCACCACGTCGTCTGGCACCTGGCCTGGGCACTGGACACCTTCCACACCCGACGGGGGCACTGGCGCGACACGCTCGCCTCATGGAGGGCCGCACTGAACGCCAGCGTCCACCTACCCGTCCCCGCAACCCGTAGCCGCGCCCACCGACTTCTCGGCCACGCCTGTTCCCAACTGGGCCTGCACGAGGAGGCCACCGGGCACCTGGAGCAGGCCCTCGCCCTGGCCGCGCGCCACCACGACTCCACCGAACAGGCACACACCCACCGGGTACTCGCGATCATCTGGGAACGACGGGGGGACGACCGGCAGGCACTGAATCACGCCCGGCACGCCCTCGACCTCCAACGCACCCTCGACCAACCGGAGTGGGAAACCGACTCGCTCAACCAGGTGGGCTGGTACGCCGCGCGCCTGGGCGACTTCGCCACCGCCCGCGAGCACTGCCACGCCGCCCTCACCCTGTACCGACACCATCACAACCCCGACGGCGAGGCCGCCACCCTCGACAGCCTCGGGTTCATCGCCCACCGCACCGGCGACCACCGGCAGGCCGTCGACCACTACCACCAGGCCCTCACCCTGTTCCGCACCCACGGCCACATCTACCAGGTCGCGGACACACTCGACAGCCTGGGCCACTCCCACGCCGCCCTCGGACACCACGACCAGGCCCGCGCGGTCTGGCAGGAAGCATCGCAGCTGTACCGGGACCAAGGCCGCGACACCGACGCCGAACGGGCCCAGCGACAACTCGACGACCTCGACTCGACACCGACGCCGGTCAAGCCGCCGCAGGACACGGACGGGGACAAGACTGGCGGGTGA
- a CDS encoding DUF6283 family protein, whose product MPRADRSRVVMVRPAGDGKWGVVTIERRGTDYRTEPCPRCPWRVDAPLNVFPPQVFRDSARTTYDLATHTFGCHGSSRSAPQTCAGFLLRGASDNLTIRLAVVSGRIDPDSIGSPVELYSDYRAMAVANGVDPNDPALTPCRGDRAMLGIAPGQGSADG is encoded by the coding sequence TTGCCCCGCGCCGACCGGTCGAGAGTGGTCATGGTCCGCCCCGCCGGAGACGGCAAGTGGGGCGTCGTCACCATCGAACGCCGCGGAACCGACTACCGGACCGAGCCATGTCCACGCTGTCCGTGGCGCGTCGACGCCCCGCTTAACGTGTTCCCGCCCCAGGTCTTCCGGGACAGCGCCCGCACCACCTACGACCTGGCCACCCACACCTTCGGCTGCCACGGTTCGTCCCGGTCGGCCCCTCAGACCTGCGCCGGTTTCCTGCTGCGTGGGGCGTCGGACAACCTCACCATCCGTCTGGCGGTCGTCAGCGGCCGGATCGATCCGGACTCGATCGGCAGCCCGGTGGAGCTCTACTCGGATTACCGCGCGATGGCCGTTGCCAACGGCGTGGACCCGAACGATCCGGCTCTGACGCCGTGCCGCGGCGACCGAGCGATGCTCGGCATCGCTCCCGGTCAGGGCAGCGCCGATGGTTGA
- a CDS encoding histone-like nucleoid-structuring protein Lsr2 gives MAQQTIVRLIDDLDGGEAHETVDFALDGVGYVIDLSTPNADKLRDLLADFVAKGRRAGGRTQRGNRQGRTQATVPAGGDRQQNQAIREWARSQGREISDRGRIPQALIEEFQQAHSA, from the coding sequence ATGGCACAGCAGACCATCGTCCGATTGATTGACGATCTCGACGGTGGCGAAGCACACGAAACCGTGGACTTCGCCCTCGACGGCGTCGGTTACGTCATCGACCTGTCCACACCCAATGCCGACAAGCTGCGCGACCTGCTCGCCGACTTCGTGGCCAAAGGACGGCGAGCAGGTGGCCGCACCCAACGTGGAAACCGGCAGGGCCGCACCCAGGCCACCGTTCCCGCAGGCGGCGACAGGCAGCAGAACCAGGCGATCCGCGAGTGGGCCAGGAGCCAGGGACGGGAGATCTCGGACCGAGGGCGCATCCCCCAGGCGCTGATCGAGGAGTTTCAGCAGGCACACTCCGCCTGA
- a CDS encoding DUF6042 family protein, whose product MRGIYEDGDYWPEFGTLTVRDTWVGDVGDGPFEQHTSRVQPCGTIVRTGYGWLEAAAGDGPVVVRLESHDGAPPEETAGWEDVVEIPYRSRSGVVGLTWVTGGPGEEHLRLAGPGLYRVRVCAGPSADEGMEAVWRLCFWPVAEVEPPRWSARALPAVPAGDGGWRYLFGYHVTDLLAAVWAARDADGVTTVEAVRRWSERQHRGAGWLDGPLPGPGHRELDPADVAAQLGVPAPTSPRDLLAVFAAAGLLVADGDAYRWPEVEPRAQDVLDLSPERRAELVLWQESDRFRSLAADLVSVALWGGARQTVAALAARTLVAEDDVRDTLDWAVRQGLLTVEGPLSGEFTMTVPAAG is encoded by the coding sequence ATGAGGGGGATCTACGAGGACGGGGACTACTGGCCGGAGTTCGGCACGTTGACCGTGCGCGACACCTGGGTCGGTGACGTGGGGGACGGTCCGTTCGAGCAGCACACCTCGCGCGTGCAGCCGTGCGGCACGATCGTGCGTACCGGGTACGGCTGGTTGGAGGCGGCGGCCGGTGACGGGCCGGTGGTGGTGCGCCTGGAGTCGCACGACGGCGCGCCGCCCGAGGAGACCGCCGGGTGGGAGGACGTGGTGGAGATCCCGTACCGGAGTCGGTCCGGGGTGGTCGGTCTGACCTGGGTGACGGGTGGGCCGGGGGAGGAGCACCTGCGGTTGGCGGGTCCGGGCCTGTACCGGGTGCGGGTGTGCGCGGGCCCCTCGGCGGACGAGGGGATGGAGGCGGTGTGGCGGCTGTGCTTCTGGCCGGTGGCCGAGGTCGAACCGCCGCGGTGGTCGGCGCGTGCCCTGCCCGCGGTGCCCGCGGGTGACGGGGGTTGGCGGTACCTGTTCGGTTACCACGTCACCGATTTGCTGGCCGCCGTGTGGGCGGCGCGGGACGCGGACGGCGTCACCACCGTCGAGGCGGTGCGGCGGTGGAGCGAACGGCAGCACCGGGGCGCGGGGTGGCTGGACGGGCCGTTGCCCGGGCCGGGGCACCGCGAGCTCGACCCCGCCGACGTGGCCGCCCAACTGGGGGTGCCCGCGCCGACGTCACCGCGCGACCTGTTGGCCGTGTTCGCCGCCGCCGGGTTGCTCGTCGCCGACGGGGACGCCTACCGGTGGCCCGAGGTCGAGCCCAGGGCGCAGGACGTGCTGGACCTGTCGCCCGAGCGCCGCGCCGAGCTGGTGCTGTGGCAGGAGTCGGACCGGTTCCGGTCCCTCGCCGCCGACCTGGTGTCGGTGGCCCTGTGGGGCGGTGCCCGGCAGACGGTCGCCGCGCTGGCGGCGCGCACGCTGGTGGCCGAAGACGACGTGCGCGACACGCTAGACTGGGCCGTGCGACAAGGGCTGCTGACCGTCGAGGGACCGCTGTCCGGCGAGTTCACGATGACGGTGCCCGCCGCGGGGTGA
- a CDS encoding SAM-dependent methyltransferase, whose protein sequence is MSRHDAATADFDRPNAARAHDWLLGGTLNTPLDRAAATAALQAHPALRDLLRDNRAFLRQAVHHMLDTGIRQFLDLGCGLPTMGAIHQLVSSRDLDARIVYVDHDPATAARITLLTRDRPHTAVVQADLRRPRAVLEHPDTAQLLHPDTPTGLIAVDILDTLPDQDQPDRIIGTYLRALAPGSHLALTHLTTWPTTRTDPIDSDVAVTPTTMPSFDTQRWWIRHPRHPTRVRGWLDMAELPSPTPSLRTRYTGKTEAITPTEVEVLRTLLVKN, encoded by the coding sequence GTGTCCCGACACGACGCCGCGACCGCCGACTTCGACAGACCCAATGCCGCCCGAGCTCATGACTGGTTGCTCGGCGGCACACTCAACACGCCCCTCGACCGCGCCGCGGCCACCGCCGCCCTGCAGGCCCACCCCGCGCTGCGAGACCTGCTGCGCGACAACCGTGCCTTCCTGCGCCAAGCGGTGCACCACATGCTCGATACCGGCATCCGACAATTCCTCGACCTCGGTTGTGGCCTGCCCACCATGGGGGCGATCCACCAGCTCGTCAGCAGCCGTGACCTCGACGCCCGCATCGTCTACGTCGACCACGACCCCGCCACCGCCGCCCGCATCACCCTGCTGACCCGGGACCGTCCTCACACCGCCGTCGTCCAAGCTGACCTGCGCCGCCCCCGAGCCGTACTCGAGCACCCCGACACCGCACAGCTACTGCACCCGGACACACCTACCGGGCTGATCGCGGTGGACATTCTCGACACCCTGCCCGATCAGGACCAGCCCGACAGGATCATCGGCACCTACCTTCGGGCATTGGCTCCCGGAAGCCACCTAGCCCTGACCCACCTGACCACATGGCCAACCACCAGGACGGACCCCATAGATAGCGATGTCGCCGTGACGCCCACCACCATGCCCTCTTTCGACACACAGCGGTGGTGGATCCGTCACCCCCGGCACCCAACCCGGGTTCGCGGTTGGTTGGACATGGCCGAACTGCCGAGTCCGACTCCGAGCCTACGCACGCGCTACACCGGCAAAACCGAAGCAATCACCCCGACAGAGGTCGAGGTACTGCGCACCCTCCTCGTGAAGAACTGA